A DNA window from Primulina tabacum isolate GXHZ01 chromosome 12, ASM2559414v2, whole genome shotgun sequence contains the following coding sequences:
- the LOC142520538 gene encoding protein LONGIFOLIA 1-like, giving the protein MAAKLLQSLTDDNLDLQKQIGCMTGIFQLFDRQQVLTGGKSIVGHTTKRLPAGKSHSSSSNLERDSSNGQLRSASLEKYPNKNMQERQRVLTESSRASFSSSSRSSSFCSLDCNRTTQLEPTSFDGIIFPETPLRDSAMSLQDSSPHFSRQVIDLRHLVKDSMYREVQRSSFKAKSTEAMDLVAKHRDSPRPPIKTYVGSHGLSPEKSSVTPADLKESLRVLTKLQEAPWYHNEPRELLLRSASYHSKDGSSFSVSKDLPRFSYDGREMNRAPDVSKSSLKLKDLPRLSLDTREGSLRSLKADSKSNFFVKTLQKDSSEFDRKTHNLQQSPGNQARPPSVVAKLMGLETLPDSTSSSESNVGSSRSYLNEDFVNVSRSFTNTDSSKPIQPLSSSSSKKLWNDHSSPRRRNPDSSMKPMSRFPIEPAPWKQTDGSKSSQKPAFRSTRGLAKTPNTIPTVYSEIEKRLKDLEFTQSGKDLRALKQILESMQAKGLLETEKEGQGSNFASHEDREQKFSSPIHDSRLSNNRNSKMDQILASTKKRVGSGRNYESSIVIMKPAKLVEKSGIPAASVLSLDGFPGLFKNQDSNSIESRKGSSSGRTSNYLATKSNQLENAATPINLKNDRISKATQNSTSSQQSAKDKNASSGKSSGSISPRIQQKKAGLEKRTRPLTTPPDSSKLRKQPNKQQTESVSPAGRLRPKNLNFHAIEEQPSEILAEPRNSSYHENENLVQLTKSPTHESRSVELFSSERSPSTCHRQYPSLKACELMLSGLAEKKSALTLNDEEAAELACAPTEYSSPVSVLDNAAHKDDSPSPAKYIGKTLKVDVFIDAEKNGNTVQGSSMTNSGLNSMEMSITSKINRKKLQNIENLVQKLRRINSSHDEARTDYIASLCENTDPDHRYVSEILLASGLLLRGLGGSLENFQFHPSGHPINPDLFLVLEQTKASTLLKEERSNERTATQMMSIDKLHRKLVFDTVNEILTQRLALSEPWPRMLKPARKAVNPLKLLRDLCSKIEGLQAETSKCDGGSDAEDDGWKNILCKDLTLRCESWTSFDDEISGPVLDIERLIFKDLVDEVVIGESTGLKTKSGRHRNHFSK; this is encoded by the exons ATGGCAGCAAAGCTATTGCAATCTTTGACAGATGACAATTTAGATTTGCAGAAGCAAATAGGATGTATGACTGGAATTTTTCAACTGTTTGATCGGCAACAAGTGCTCACCGGTGGTAAGAGCATCGTTGGCCATACGACGAAGAGGCTTCCTGCTG GAAAATCCCACTCCAGTAGCAGTAATTTAGAAAGAGATTCTTCCAACGGACAGCTAAGATCTGCATCACTG GAAAAATACCCAAACAAGAATATGCAAGAGAGACAGAGAGTACTCACCGAATCGTCCAGGGCTTCATTCTCATCTTCTTCCCGCTCATCCTCTTTTTGTTCCCTCGATTGTAACAGAACTACTCAATTAGAACCAACCTCTTTTGATGGAATAATTTTCCCGGAAACACCCTTGAGGGATTCAGCTATGAGCCTGCAGGATTCATCTCCACACTTTAGTCGACAAGTCATTGATCTGAGGCATTTAGTGAAGGATTCCATGTACAGGGAAGTTCAGAGATCATCATTTAAAGCTAAATCCACGGAGGCAATGGATCTTGTAGCGAAGCACAGAGACTCACCTAGGCCACCGATAAAAACTTATGTTGGTTCCCATGGTTTGTCTCCTGAAAAAAGTTCAGTTACACCTGCTGATCTCAAAGAGTCTCTTAGAGTTCTAACTAAACTTCAAGAAGCACCTTGGTATCATAATGAACCCAGAGAACTACTTTTGAGATCAGCATCTTACCACTCGAAAGATGGGTCATCATTTTCGGTTTCGAAGGATCTCCCACGGTTTTCTTATGATGGAAGGGAAATGAACAGGGCACCTGATGTTTCCAAATCTTCCCTCAAGCTTAAAGACCTTCCGAGACTCTCATTAGACACTAGGGAAGGTTCATTGCGGAGCCTGAAAGCTGACTCAAAATCAAACTTTTTTGTGAAAACATTGCAGAAGGACAGCAGTGAGTTTGATAGAAAGACTCATAATCTGCAACAATCTCCTGGAAACCAAGCACGGCCTCCAAGCGTTGTTGCGAAGCTGATGGGTTTGGAAACACTGCCTGATTCAACCTCATCCAGTGAGAGCAATGTGGGTTCGAGTAGAAGTTATCTAAATGAAGATTTTGTTAATGTTTCAAGGTCTTTTACGAACACTGATTCAAGCAAACCAATCCAACCATTAAGTTCAAGTTCTTCGAAAAAATTGTGGAACGACCATAGCTCACCACGACGGAGAAATCCCGATTCTTCAATGAAGCCAATGTCGCGGTTTCCAATTGAACCTGCACCATGGAAGCAGACTGATGGAAGTAAAAGCTCTCAGAAACCAGCCTTCAGAAGCACGAGAGGTCTAGCAAAGACTCCGAACACCATTCCTACAGTTTACAGTGAGATTGAGAAGAGATTAAAAGATCTTGAATTCACACAATCTGGAAAGGACCTTCGAGCACTCAAACAGATATTGGAATCAATGCAGGCAAAGGGACTTTTAGAAACTGAAAAGGAAGGTCAAGGTTCAAATTTCGCCAGTCATGAAGATCGTGAGCAAAAATTTTCAAGTCCGATACATGATTCTAGATTATCAAACAATCGAAATTCAAAGATGGATCAGATTCTTGCCTCCACAAAGAAGAGGGTAGGCTCGGGAAGAAATTACGAGTCTTCTATTGTAATAATGAAACCAGCTAAACTTGTTGAGAAATCTGGTATACCTGCTGCTTCTGTGCTTTCCCTTGATGGCTTTCCTGGTCTGTTCAAAAATCAGGATAGTAACTCTATTGAAAGTAGAAAAGGATCAAGCAGTGGCAGAACGTCTAACTATTTGGCTACTAAATCCAATCAACTAGAAAATGCTGCAACTCCCATCAATTTGAAAAATGACAGAATTTCGAAAGCCACTCAGAATTCAACAAGTTCCCAACAGTCAGCCAAAGATAAAAATGCTAGTTCAGGGAAGAGTTCGGGATCAATCAGCCCAAGAATCCAACAGAAGAAAGCCGGGCTGGAAAAAAGAACTCGACCACTGACCACCCCTCCTGATTCAAGCAAATTGAGAAAACAGCCAAACAAGCAACAGACTGAGTCTGTTTCACCAGCTGGAAGACTCAGGCCAAAAAATCTGAACTTTCATGCAATTGAGGAGCAACCTAGTGAGATCCTAGCCGAACCAAGGAATTCGAGTTATCATGAAAATGAGAACTTAGTTCAACTGACCAAGAGTCCCACACATGAATCAAGAAGCGTAGAATTGTTTAGTTCTGAAAGATCTCCTAGCACGTGCCATAGACAATATCCATCCTTGAAGGCTTGTGAACTTATGCTCTCTGGCTTGGCAGAAAAG AAATCCGCCCTGACATTGAATGACGAAGAAGCAGCGGAGCTCGCATGTGCTCCAACCGAGTACTCAAGTCCCGTCTCTGTTCTTGATAATGCGGCACATAAAGATGATTCTCCTTCACCTGCTAAGTATATAGGAAAGACCCTCAAAG TTGATGTATTCATTGATGCAGAGAAGAACGGTAACACGGTTCAAGGAAGTTCAATGACTAATAGTGGATTGAACTCCATGGAAATGAGTATCACGTCTAAAATCAATAGAAAGAAACTTCAGAACATCGAAAATTTAGTCCAGAAGCTCAGAAGGATCAACTCTAGCCACGATGAAGCTCGAACAGATTACATCGCCTCTTTATGCGAGAACACTGATCCGGATCACCGCTACGTTTCTGAGATTCTATTAGCTTCAGGTCTCCTCCTCCGAGGCCTCGGAGGGAGCCTGGAAAATTTCCAATTCCATCCATCCGGCCATCCTATCAACCCTGATTTGTTTTTGGTCTTGGAACAAACAAAAGCAAGCACATTACTGAAGGAAGAACGTAGCAATGAAAGGACGGCAACTCAGATGATGTCCATAGATAAATTACATCGAAAATTAGTTTTCGACACTGTGAATGAGATTCTTACCCAAAGATTGGCACTTTCTGAGCCATGGCCGAGGATGCTTAAGCCTGCAAGAAAGGCTGTGAATCCACTGAAGCTTCTCAGAGACTTGTGCTCAAAGATTGAAGGGCTTCAGGCTGAAACTTCCAAATGTGACGGCGGCTCTGATGCAGAGGATGACGGATGGAAAAACATCTTATGTAAAGATTTGACTCTTCGGTGTGAAAGCTGGACAAGTTTCGATGATGAAATCTCGGGTCCTGTTCTTGACATTGAACGCTTGATTTTCAAGGATTTAGTCGACGAGGTCGTGATCGGAGAGTCTACTGGTTTGAAAACGAAATCGGGCAGGCATAGGAATCACTTCTCAAAGTAA